From the genome of Ptychodera flava strain L36383 chromosome 20, AS_Pfla_20210202, whole genome shotgun sequence, one region includes:
- the LOC139119738 gene encoding dual oxidase maturation factor 1-like, with the protein MLDELFTAFRHGDAPTLYGENRTAVSADILEAGLIFCTCIIATAYLLILPGIRGRKRIYGAVRGLLAIYIGAIILIANFGQEWEVSEIHTKTEYKAATDKDIEAEVGVKIGLRSVNITLKGTPEKQLNEQINYNERFSWAPTWDQGRLFYGPWGGQVNQEFRAAQYRGLPYPILWIAEYFTIDGENLRWGRSYRMSGYYAHILLWTAFPTWIIANILLFMVINYAAYCMILTGIWMLLANLMYWILRWGPMLRIPFADGVLDFHFGWSFWITFATGIICLVYGSTVLVCNKLWPEKVADFFEDYDKPLRKRDKKRRQLDEIERDLDSSTTTLEMTNFNGETGSLGYESRHSRSPSLNSGHRVGPQFTDVSPRPRKSESPYRYEYFGFK; encoded by the exons ATGCTTGACGAACTTTTCACAGCTTTTCGCCACGGTGATGCACCAACTCTGTACGGCGAGAACCGTACTGCTGTATCGGCTGACATCTTAGAGGCTGGCCTCATATTTTGTACCTGTATCATAGCAACGGCGTACCTGTTGATTCTGCCCGGAATACGAGGAAGAAAG agaatatACGGTGCTGTTCGGGGACTTCTGGCTATCTACATCGGTGCCATAATACTGA TTGCAAACTTCGGCCAGGAGTGGGAGGTTTCGGAAATCCACACAAAGACTGAATACAAAGCAGCGACAGATAAAGACATCGAGGCTGAAGTCGGAGTGAAGATAGGCCTGCGCAGTGTGAACATCACGCTGAAAG GTACACCCGAGAAGCAACTGAACGAACAAATCAACTACAACGAAAGGTTTTCATGGGCCCCTACATGGGATCAAGGAAGACTGTTTTATGGACCATGGG GTGGCCAGGTGAACCAGGAATTCCGTGCAGCCCAGTATCGAGGACTGCCGTATCCTATACTATGGATTGCAGAATATTTCACTATCGATGGAGAAAATTTGCGTTGGGGGCGCTCGTACCGTATGTCTGGTTACTACGCCCACATTTTACTTTG GACGGCGTTCCCGACTTGGATCATTGCCAATATTCTCCTGTTCATGGTCATTAATTATGCAGCGTATTGTATGATCTTGACTGGCATCTGGATGTTGCTTGCAAACTTGATGTACTGGATATTGAGATGGGGTCCCATGCTAAGGATTCCTTTCGCTGACGGAGTCTTGGATTTCCATTTTGGATGGAGTTTCTGGATCACATTTGCCACAG GTATTATCTGTTTGGTGTACGGCTCAACAGTTCTAGTATGTAACAAACTGTGGCCAGAAAAAGTTGCCGATTTCTTCGAGGACTATGACAAGCCACTCAGAAAGCGAGATAAGAAGAGACGACAATTAGACGAGATTGAGCGAGATTTAGATTCCAGTACCACAACGTTGGAGATGACAAATTTCAACGGTGAAACAGGAAGCCTAGGCTATGAATCAAGACAT TCGAGGTCACCGTCATTGAACTCTGGTCATCGAGTCGGTCCTCAATTCACAGACGTCTCTCCAAGGCCGCGGAAGTCAGAGTCACCGTACAGGTACGAGTACTTCGGGTTCAAGTAA